The following are encoded together in the Bradymonas sediminis genome:
- a CDS encoding XdhC family protein: MEFWHRLREHLEGGEPAFLCLVGDNTDHSPGTRGAKIFVRPDGSTEGTIGGGVMEGELIAHGVELLAGGAEVAPYYQTLYHRRKGPGKKSGLGCAGEQSNVYAVVQPGRDLEVVREIARRIAADEAGLLRIDAAGLTLGESGVIDRNTAPVRLTVDDDAWRFEAQLLNWKRAAIFGGGHCALALSRVLNNLGYTVSVFDTRAEVFTFVGNDHARHRVTVADFKDAGAHLKYPELTHAIVMTREQPADVRALIGLIERPLPYIGVMGSPAKLAMIRRDLIHAGFDKSVLDAENIYAPIGLPMTSNTPEEIAISIAGELLAERGALFPMA; the protein is encoded by the coding sequence ATGGAATTCTGGCACAGACTTAGGGAGCATTTAGAGGGCGGAGAGCCCGCTTTTTTATGCCTGGTAGGCGACAATACGGACCACTCCCCGGGCACCCGCGGCGCGAAGATTTTTGTGCGCCCTGACGGCAGCACCGAGGGCACCATCGGCGGCGGCGTGATGGAGGGCGAGCTGATCGCCCACGGCGTCGAGCTATTGGCCGGCGGCGCCGAAGTCGCGCCGTATTATCAAACCCTCTACCACCGAAGAAAGGGGCCGGGCAAAAAGTCGGGGCTGGGGTGCGCCGGCGAGCAGAGCAATGTCTACGCCGTGGTGCAGCCGGGGCGCGACCTGGAGGTCGTGCGCGAGATCGCCCGGCGCATCGCCGCCGACGAAGCCGGCCTGCTGCGCATCGACGCCGCCGGCCTGACCCTGGGCGAATCGGGCGTCATCGACCGCAACACCGCCCCGGTGCGCCTCACGGTCGACGACGACGCCTGGCGCTTCGAGGCGCAACTGCTCAATTGGAAGCGCGCCGCGATCTTCGGCGGCGGCCACTGCGCCCTGGCGCTGTCGCGCGTGCTCAACAACCTCGGCTACACAGTCAGCGTCTTCGACACCCGCGCCGAGGTCTTCACCTTCGTCGGCAATGACCACGCGCGCCACCGCGTCACGGTCGCCGACTTCAAGGACGCCGGCGCCCACCTCAAATACCCCGAGCTCACCCACGCCATCGTCATGACCCGCGAGCAACCCGCCGACGTGCGCGCCCTCATCGGCCTGATTGAGCGCCCCCTGCCCTATATCGGCGTCATGGGAAGCCCCGCAAAGCTCGCCATGATTCGCCGCGACCTCATCCACGCGGGCTTCGATAAATCGGTGTTGGACGCCGAGAATATCTACGCCCCCATCGGGCTGCCGATGACGAGCAATACGCCCGAGGAGATCGCCATCAGTATTGCGGGGGAGTTGCTGGCGGAGCGTGGGGCGTTGTTTCCGATGGCGTAG
- a CDS encoding xanthine dehydrogenase molybdopterin binding subunit — protein sequence MKKHLDAAFHTRGESLYVDDNPEPAGMLHVAVFGSPVAHGTIKNLDLSAARALKGVTAVFTAEDIPGENQVGAILKDEVLIAEDLVQFIGQPIAVVVAETPEIAHHAVGLIDVEIDELPVIVDPRVAHEKGQLIAPPRTFAIGDVDAAWDDCDLIVEGECEIAGQEHLYLETQRSRAIPTEGDQVRCYSSTQSPYAVQTACARICGVPQHKIEVDVKRLGGGFGGKEDQATHWACIVTMAARILRKPVQIVLNRIDDMQMTGKRHPYSADFKLGLNKDGTIKALDFKFYQNSGAAADLSTAVLERSLFHATNIYRVPNARIYAAACKTNLHPHTAFRGFGGPQAMFVMESALSKAAETMGIEREELQYKNLISNGDVFPYGQVVEDCQAKACWDDAADTFDLAGTRKRIEEYNATHTSTKKGLAVMPICFGISFTKIHLNQASALVHIYTDGSMSVSTGGVEMGQGVTTNMAEIAAAELGISRDRIKVESTNTTRIANMSPSAASATTDLNGNAVILATGEILGRFRKMLAPELGCNEEAITIKDEKVFVDGEATEWEWGDVVMHAYLNRVALSAHAFFATPRINFDAAKEKGHPFAYHVYGVTQFEVTVDCLRGRYEVDAVRMVHDLGRQINEVVDLGQLEGGLAQGIGWMTLEELAYDAKGRLLSNALSTYKAPDVFSSPKVVEVKMRSTENPMGPRGSKAVGEPPLMYGIGAYFALRDAMRAYAERDFPYDAPMTPERVLMSLHAHILDGDKPKKATPEAGAVAAVAGE from the coding sequence ATGAAAAAGCATCTTGACGCAGCCTTTCACACTCGCGGCGAGTCCCTTTATGTCGATGATAACCCCGAGCCAGCCGGCATGTTGCATGTCGCCGTGTTCGGCTCGCCGGTCGCCCACGGCACGATTAAGAACCTCGATCTAAGCGCCGCGCGTGCCCTCAAGGGTGTGACGGCGGTCTTCACGGCCGAGGATATCCCCGGCGAGAACCAGGTCGGAGCTATCCTTAAAGACGAGGTCTTGATCGCCGAAGATCTTGTCCAATTCATCGGCCAGCCGATCGCGGTCGTGGTGGCCGAGACCCCCGAAATCGCGCACCACGCGGTCGGGCTTATCGACGTCGAGATCGACGAACTTCCGGTCATCGTCGACCCGCGCGTCGCCCACGAAAAGGGCCAGCTTATCGCCCCGCCGCGCACCTTCGCGATCGGCGACGTCGACGCGGCCTGGGATGATTGCGACCTTATCGTCGAGGGCGAATGCGAGATCGCCGGCCAGGAGCATCTGTACCTTGAGACCCAGCGCTCCCGCGCGATTCCGACCGAGGGCGACCAGGTCCGCTGCTACTCCTCGACCCAGAGCCCCTACGCCGTGCAGACGGCCTGCGCCCGCATTTGCGGCGTGCCGCAACATAAGATCGAGGTCGACGTGAAGCGCCTCGGCGGCGGCTTTGGCGGCAAAGAGGATCAGGCGACCCATTGGGCCTGCATCGTCACGATGGCCGCGCGCATCCTGCGCAAGCCGGTTCAGATCGTGCTCAACCGCATCGACGATATGCAGATGACCGGCAAGCGTCATCCCTATTCGGCCGACTTCAAATTGGGTCTGAATAAAGACGGCACGATCAAGGCGCTGGACTTCAAATTTTACCAGAACTCCGGCGCCGCGGCCGACCTGTCGACCGCCGTTTTGGAGCGCTCGCTCTTCCACGCGACCAATATCTACCGGGTGCCGAACGCGCGCATCTACGCTGCCGCGTGCAAGACGAACCTGCACCCGCACACCGCGTTCCGCGGCTTCGGCGGCCCCCAGGCGATGTTCGTGATGGAGTCGGCGCTGAGCAAAGCGGCCGAGACCATGGGCATCGAGCGCGAAGAGCTTCAGTATAAGAACTTGATCTCGAACGGGGATGTCTTCCCCTACGGGCAGGTCGTCGAGGATTGCCAGGCCAAAGCCTGCTGGGATGACGCGGCCGACACCTTCGACCTTGCCGGGACCCGCAAGCGCATCGAGGAATATAACGCCACGCATACCTCGACCAAAAAGGGCCTGGCGGTGATGCCGATTTGCTTCGGCATTTCGTTCACCAAGATCCACCTGAACCAGGCGTCGGCGCTGGTGCATATCTACACCGACGGCAGCATGAGCGTGTCGACCGGCGGCGTCGAGATGGGGCAGGGCGTGACCACCAATATGGCCGAGATCGCTGCGGCTGAATTGGGCATCTCGCGCGACCGGATTAAGGTCGAGTCGACCAATACGACCCGCATCGCGAATATGTCGCCGAGCGCGGCGAGCGCCACCACCGACCTCAACGGCAACGCCGTCATTCTGGCCACCGGCGAGATTCTTGGGCGCTTTCGCAAGATGTTGGCCCCCGAGCTGGGCTGCAATGAGGAGGCCATCACCATCAAGGACGAGAAGGTATTCGTCGACGGCGAGGCGACCGAGTGGGAGTGGGGAGACGTCGTGATGCACGCGTATTTAAACCGCGTCGCGCTCTCGGCACACGCCTTTTTCGCGACCCCTCGCATCAACTTTGACGCGGCCAAAGAGAAGGGCCATCCCTTCGCCTACCACGTCTACGGCGTGACCCAATTCGAGGTCACCGTGGATTGCCTGCGCGGGCGCTATGAGGTCGACGCGGTGCGCATGGTTCATGACCTGGGCCGCCAGATCAACGAGGTCGTTGACCTGGGCCAGCTCGAAGGCGGACTCGCCCAGGGCATCGGCTGGATGACCCTTGAGGAGCTCGCCTACGACGCGAAGGGCCGCCTGCTGTCGAACGCGCTGTCGACCTATAAGGCGCCCGACGTCTTCTCGAGCCCCAAAGTGGTCGAGGTGAAGATGCGCTCGACCGAGAACCCGATGGGCCCCCGCGGCTCCAAGGCCGTCGGCGAGCCGCCGCTGATGTACGGCATCGGCGCGTATTTCGCGCTGCGCGACGCCATGCGCGCCTACGCCGAGCGCGACTTCCCCTACGACGCCCCGATGACCCCGGAGCGCGTGCTGATGTCGCTGCACGCGCATATTCTGGACGGCGATAAGCCGAAGAAGGCCACCCCGGAGGCGGGCGCGGTCGCCGCGGTCGCCGGCGAATAA
- a CDS encoding endonuclease/exonuclease/phosphatase family protein encodes MSNKSPWPKRLLIGGLGALGILGLAAAVGAIFDPFDTQFEDVEDAQLYTADSYAIPRTDVGELRVMNWNAKFGGGRIDFFFDCHGDRVDMTRDEVIENLEGLAKKIKQYDPDILILQEIDIKSKRAADVDQIQWLLDHTDLNFGAYASQWRATFVPSDGIGHVDSGNGILSKWQINHAERLALPLIGEQDPVTQYFYLKRNILRARVEVPGDTPLWVANVHTAAFAQDGTKSRQIAIFKDELARLDEQGKTFIAAGDLNTVPPGSTHLHDFPDSVCETARFQADDYRPDIGVLDDFYAQYDAAIPLDKYKADNTPYFTHTTDKNGTWNRKLDYLFTNAKFKEGSGMVHQDEKSGGMETMPLSDHAPVTAEMAWPPE; translated from the coding sequence ATGAGCAACAAAAGCCCCTGGCCTAAACGACTCCTGATCGGGGGCCTGGGCGCCCTCGGCATCCTCGGCCTGGCCGCCGCCGTGGGCGCCATCTTTGACCCTTTTGACACCCAATTCGAAGACGTCGAAGACGCCCAACTCTACACCGCAGACTCCTACGCCATCCCGCGCACCGACGTGGGCGAATTGCGCGTCATGAATTGGAACGCCAAATTCGGCGGCGGGCGCATCGACTTCTTCTTTGATTGCCACGGCGACCGCGTCGACATGACCCGCGACGAGGTCATCGAGAACCTCGAAGGACTCGCCAAAAAGATCAAACAATACGACCCCGATATCCTGATCTTGCAGGAGATCGACATCAAGTCGAAGCGCGCCGCCGACGTCGACCAGATCCAATGGCTGCTCGACCACACCGACTTAAATTTTGGCGCCTACGCCTCTCAGTGGCGCGCGACCTTCGTGCCCTCCGACGGCATCGGCCACGTCGACTCCGGCAACGGCATCCTGTCGAAGTGGCAGATCAACCACGCCGAGCGCCTCGCCCTGCCGCTCATCGGCGAGCAAGACCCGGTCACCCAATATTTTTACCTGAAACGCAATATCCTGCGCGCGCGCGTCGAGGTCCCCGGCGACACCCCGCTGTGGGTCGCCAACGTCCATACCGCCGCCTTCGCCCAGGACGGCACCAAAAGCCGCCAGATCGCCATCTTCAAAGACGAGCTCGCCCGCCTCGACGAGCAGGGCAAAACCTTCATCGCCGCCGGCGACCTCAACACCGTCCCGCCCGGCTCCACCCACCTGCACGACTTCCCCGACAGCGTCTGCGAAACCGCCCGCTTCCAGGCCGACGACTACCGCCCCGACATCGGCGTGCTCGATGATTTTTACGCACAATACGACGCCGCGATCCCCCTGGATAAATACAAGGCCGACAACACCCCGTATTTCACCCACACCACCGACAAGAACGGCACCTGGAACCGCAAGCTCGACTACCTATTCACCAACGCCAAATTCAAGGAAGGTAGCGGCATGGTGCACCAGGACGAGAAGAGCGGCGGCATGGAGACGATGCCGCTGTCGGACCACGCGCCGGTGACGGCGGAGATGGCGTGGCCCCCGGAGTGA